Below is a window of Ananas comosus cultivar F153 linkage group 9, ASM154086v1, whole genome shotgun sequence DNA.
AAATCGGAGGTTGGTTTCCATATGGGAACAGAAGAATCTAAGGATTTGCTGAAGAACGTGGACTGGAAAACAGTCGGCAGCACCGTAAGTACCGACTCAAGTGAACCGATTGTTAAAAAGCGTCTCCCAAAGAAAATTAGACAAGTGCCCGACTACTATTTCCTACCTCGACGATCTCTACCATCTGCTATTGCCATTTACGGTGCTATTTGTGCTGCTGGAGTTGGTGCTGGGATGCTATTAGAGATTTGGATAAACAAGAAGATCAAAGGTGAATTCGCACTGCTTGTGCATTTCCGTGCATATTTCTTTACTCCATACCG
It encodes the following:
- the LOC109715130 gene encoding uncharacterized protein LOC109715130; translated protein: MGTEESKDLLKNVDWKTVGSTVSTDSSEPIVKKRLPKKIRQVPDYYFLPRRSLPSAIAIYGAICAAGVGAGMLLEIWINKKIKEDGGIIWEMDKS